In one window of Danaus plexippus chromosome 7, MEX_DaPlex, whole genome shotgun sequence DNA:
- the LOC116770995 gene encoding uncharacterized protein LOC116770995, producing MTENEELKLGTELNGKKCDLTEEKDDPHASGASNFLDKTVHNIDNLKSIDFNSADEVRQKMKEIFGQGLKFDDTAEDNINIRNAGDHETEKKILQKHLMTKDKETDDPKRDDDHMISDSNYLRCSTKNHIGTSRKRPGRPPKAGPSRKLKKQSVSSMYLGKLTNVVFLKRIGSSNVSDIESLDLL from the exons atgacgGAAAATGAAGAGTTAAAATTAGGAACTGAACTTAATGGTAAAAAATGTGACCTAACGGAGGAGAAAGATGACCCTCATGCAAGTGGCGCATCAAATTTTCTAGATAAGACTGTTCACAATATCGACAATTTGAAATCTATTGATTTCAATTCAGCTGACGAAGTGAG acaaaaaatgaaagaaatttttgGACAAGGATTGAAGTTTGACGATACAGCTGAAgacaatattaacattagAAATGCTGGAGATCACGAaactgagaaaaaaatattacaaaaacatttaatgacGAAGGATAAAGAAACGGACGATCCAAAACGGGACGATGATCACATGATCTCAGATTCAAATTATTTGCGTTGTTCAACAAAAAATCATATCGGAACATCTAGAAAGAGGCCAGGAAGACCACCCAAAGCTGGTCCCTCAAGAAAACTAAAGAAGCAAAGCGTATCGTCTATGTATTTAGGAAAACTAACCAACGTTGTGTTCCTAAAACGTATCGGATCAAGTAATGTTTCTGATATAGAGTCGTTAGatctcttataa